A single window of Alphaproteobacteria bacterium DNA harbors:
- a CDS encoding site-specific DNA-methyltransferase: MAGDKPIKVDRIHVGDCIAGMKALPEGGADMMFADPPYNLQLSGDLHRPNNTRVDGVEEDWDKFATLATYDSFSRAWLTAARRVLKPDGTLWVIGSYHNIYRVGAMLQDLGFWILNDVVWRKNNPMPNFRGKRFTNAHETLIWAARSRDSRYTFNYDAMKALNDDLQMRSDWMLPICGGSERLRDDEGTKIHPTQKPEALLHRVILASTRPGDLVVDPFFGTGTTGAVARKLGRHYLGFERDPEYARHATTRLAGVTPMAEGELLETPPKRQQPRIPFGWLVERGLIEPGTVLCDQRRRWMARVRADGSLISDRAHGSIHRVGAEVQGAPACNGWTFWHLDIKGDLIPIDILRQQLRSELH, encoded by the coding sequence ATGGCGGGGGACAAGCCCATCAAGGTCGATCGGATCCATGTCGGCGACTGCATCGCCGGCATGAAGGCGCTGCCCGAAGGCGGCGCCGACATGATGTTCGCCGACCCGCCCTATAACCTCCAGCTCAGCGGCGACCTGCATCGGCCCAACAATACCCGGGTCGACGGTGTCGAGGAGGATTGGGACAAGTTCGCCACCCTGGCGACCTATGACAGCTTCTCCCGGGCCTGGCTGACCGCGGCGCGGCGGGTGCTCAAGCCCGACGGCACGCTGTGGGTGATCGGCTCCTACCACAACATCTATCGCGTCGGCGCCATGCTCCAGGACCTCGGCTTCTGGATCCTCAACGACGTCGTGTGGCGCAAGAACAACCCGATGCCCAATTTCCGCGGCAAGCGCTTCACCAACGCCCATGAGACGCTGATCTGGGCGGCGCGCAGCCGCGACAGCCGCTACACCTTCAACTACGACGCCATGAAGGCGCTCAACGACGATCTGCAAATGCGCAGCGATTGGATGCTGCCGATCTGCGGCGGCAGCGAACGGCTGCGTGACGACGAAGGCACCAAGATCCATCCGACGCAAAAGCCCGAGGCGCTGCTGCACCGGGTGATCCTGGCCTCGACCCGCCCCGGCGACCTGGTCGTCGATCCGTTCTTCGGCACCGGCACCACCGGCGCGGTGGCGCGCAAACTGGGCCGTCACTATCTCGGCTTCGAGCGCGATCCCGAATATGCCCGCCACGCCACCACGCGGCTCGCCGGGGTCACGCCGATGGCCGAAGGCGAACTGCTCGAAACGCCGCCCAAGCGGCAGCAGCCGCGCATCCCGTTCGGCTGGCTGGTCGAGCGCGGCTTGATCGAACCCGGCACCGTGCTATGCGACCAGCGGCGACGCTGGATGGCGCGGGTCCGCGCCGACGGCTCGCTGATCTCCGACCGCGCCCACGGCTCGATCCACCGCGTCGGTGCCGAGGTCCAGGGCGCGCCGGCATGCAACGGCTGGACCTTCTGGCACCTCGACATCAAGGGCGACCTGATCCCGATCGACATCCTCCGCCAACAGCTCCGCTCCGAGCTTCACTAG
- a CDS encoding ribonuclease HII: MPDYHLEAAHGGIVAGIDEVGRGPLAGPVVAAAVVLDPERLGELAGLDDSKALSGRRRRILDGRLRAAARIGLGAASVAEIDRLNILQASLLAMARALAALEVRPDLALVDGNRAPAVPCAVRTVVRGDAACLSIAAASVVAKVTRDRLMARLAAVYPGYGWERNAGYGTAQHRAAIDKHGVTPHHRRSFSPISQLSLISD; encoded by the coding sequence ATGCCTGACTATCATCTCGAAGCGGCCCATGGCGGCATCGTCGCCGGCATCGACGAGGTCGGCCGCGGCCCGCTCGCCGGGCCGGTGGTGGCCGCCGCCGTCGTGCTCGATCCGGAGCGCCTCGGCGAACTCGCCGGGCTCGACGATTCGAAGGCGCTCTCCGGCCGTCGCCGGCGGATCCTCGACGGGCGGCTGCGGGCGGCGGCGCGGATCGGTCTCGGCGCCGCCAGCGTGGCCGAAATCGACCGCCTCAACATCCTGCAGGCGAGCCTGCTGGCGATGGCGCGCGCCCTCGCCGCGCTCGAAGTGCGGCCCGATCTGGCGCTGGTCGACGGCAATCGTGCACCCGCCGTGCCGTGCGCGGTCAGGACCGTCGTCCGCGGCGACGCCGCCTGCCTATCGATCGCCGCCGCCTCGGTCGTCGCCAAGGTCACCCGCGACCGCCTGATGGCCCGGCTGGCCGCCGTCTATCCCGGCTACGGCTGGGAGCGCAATGCCGGCTACGGGACGGCCCAGCACCGCGCCGCCATCGACAAACACGGCGTTACCCCGCATCACCGGCGGAGTTTTTCACCGATAAGTCAGCTTTCTCTCATAAGCGATTGA